A genomic window from Aythya fuligula isolate bAytFul2 chromosome 15, bAytFul2.pri, whole genome shotgun sequence includes:
- the DCUN1D3 gene encoding DCN1-like protein 3, whose amino-acid sequence MGQCVTKCKNPSSTLGSKNGERESGSKSHSKRSAVHKDDHTSACGKSSGDILVNGTKKADTAVESSQPSTFPGDTKKDSVSSAEESSLQRIGELFRRYKDEREDAILEEGMERFCNDLCVDPTEFKVLVLAWKFQAATMCKFTRKEFFEGCKAINADSIDGICARFPSLLNEAKQEDKFKDLYRFTFQFGLDSEEGQRSLHREIAIALWKLVFTQNKPPILDQWIHFLVENPSGIKGISRDTWNMFLNFTQVIGPDLSNYSEDEAWPSLFDTFVEWEMERRKKEEETKCIASSDTEGLCTEEQTYSI is encoded by the exons ATGGGCCAGTGTGTCACAAAGTGTAAGAATCCTTCGTCCACCCTTGGCAGCAAAAATGGGGAAAGGGAATCTGGCAGCAAGTCGCACAGTAAGAGAAGCGCAGTCCACAAAGACGACCACACTTCAGCTTGTGGGAAGTCTTCAGGAGATATTCTTGTGAACGGGACAAAGAAAGCGGACACTGCTGTCGAGTCTAGCCAGCCTTCAACGTTTCCTGGGGATACAAAGAAAGACTCTGTTTCCAGTGCGGAAGAATCTTCACTCCAAAGGATTGGAGAGTTATTTAGGAGATACAAGGATGAACGGGAGGATGCCATACTAGAAGAAGGAATGGAACGATTTTGCAATGACCTCTGCGTTGATCCCACTGAATTTAAAGTGCTAGTTTTGGCTTGGAAATTCCAGGCTGCTACCATGTGCAAATTTACAAG GAAGGAGTTTTTTGAAGGCTGCAAAGCAATAAATGCGGACAGCATTGATGGCATTTGTGCAAGGTTCCCCAGCCTCTTAAACGAAGCCAAGCAGGAAGATAAATTTAAGGATCTCTACCGTTTCACCTTTCAGTTTGGCCTGGACTCTGAGGAAGGACAGAGGTCGCTACATCGGGAAATAGCCATTGCCCTTTGGAAATTAGTCTTCACCCAAAACAAACCCCCCATTTTGGACCAGTGGATACACTTCCTAGTCGAGAACCCCTCAGGAATCAAGGGAATCTCCCGGGACACGTggaacatgtttttaaattttactcAGGTGATTGGACCAGACCTTAGCAACTACAGTGAAGACGAGGCGTGGCCGAGTCTCTTTGATACCTTTGTGGAGTGGGAAATGGAGcgaaggaaaaaggaagaggaaaccAAATGTATTGCATCTTCAGACACAGAGGGTCTGTGTACAGAAGAACAGACTTACAGCATTTAA
- the REXO5 gene encoding RNA exonuclease 5 isoform X2 translates to MSGLISTNSGCIPKNSDLQCDPIIRKYGESKQGLTRYILTLEELKKNDYPMKGSPGCKGYVHTECDQQRTDSSPLFGLDCEMCLTARGNEVTRVSLVDAQGQCLLNELVKPESTIVNYRTRFSGITRKMLLPVKTRLPDIQSRLKKILPHDAVLVGHSLNADLQALEMIHPSVIDTSLLFARNEGRRFKLKFLAKAVLGKEIQCDQNLGHDPTEDARAALELAQFFIEQGPAKVAELNLEMLLTTERLTEVSQNKSALQPQGCRVQKQSNDPPHLSKPCFLDCLQVTGQKPLLLGRQEVDSSGLCQSNLSTSNKQILQRALEDVPLSTFSIVQFSLGPEYIASHLPAGFCEKVRSKLTDMLTIYAGPFEESFCLKSVKKEFGKCGPIQSLTVVTETYQPYVCIQYEVLEAAQLAVESLDGAEVAGSCIKVQRPVTAATLDCDVLIQELEQDIENEGVIYVAGLKKSLSETDLQEEFSQLEGLETLFLPKDLQSGRHRNCCFLKFQTSQSAVDALEVINSWAVKGSKLRSRKALASGHLWRWIWQMNHSSGKQGGNSLCEKTVPLSDSEQDLRKKVKKLDQIIKKLYRSLQKNTLCVVLFPGTNSIHGSQSGLGLMGIKDNGGSSAC, encoded by the exons ATGTCAG GCTTGATTTCCACTAACAGTGGATGTATTCCTAAAAACTCAGACTTGCAATGTGATCCCATCATCCGGAAATACGGAGAATCAAAACAAGGCCTTACTAGGTACATTCTAACTTtagaagagctgaaaaaaaatgattatccCATGAAAG GCTCCCCTGGATGTAAGGGTTATGTGCATACAGAGTGTGATCAGCAGAGGACAGACAGCAGCCCCCTCTTTGGTCTGGATTGtgaaatg TGCCTGACTGCAAGGGGGAATGAAGTCACTCGTGTCTCTTTGGTGGATGCACAGGGTCAATGCCTCTTGAATGAACTAGTCAAACCTGAAAGCACAATAGTGAACTACCGCACCAG attCTCGGGAATCACAAGGAAGATGCTGCTTCCGGTGAAAACAAGATTGCCAGACATACAAAGCagactaaaaaaaatactgccgCATGATGCAGTATTGGTGGGTCATTCTCTAAATGCTGATCTCCAGGCTTTGGAA ATGATCCACCCTAGTGTTATTGATACTTCACTGCTTTTTGCCAGAAATGAAGGTCGAAGATTTAAGCTAAAATTTTTAGCCAAAGCTGTTTTAGG GAAGGAGATCCAGTGTGACCAGAACCTTGGTCATGATCCTACAGAAGATGCAAGAGCTGCATTGGAACTGGCTCAATTCTTTATTGAGCAAGGACCAGCAAAG GTAGCAGAACTAAATTTGGAAATGCTGCTGACAACTGAAAGACTGACTGAGGTGTCACAGAACAAATCTGCGTTACAGCCACAAGGATGTAGGGTCCAGAAGCAGTCGAATGATCCTCCGCATCTATCCAAACCATG TTTTTTAGACTGCTTGCAGGTGACTGGCCAAAAACCCCTCCTTTTAGGCAGACAAGAAGTGGACTCTTCTGGCCTGTGTCAGAGTAACCTAAGCACTTCAAACAAACAG ATTCTTCAGAGAGCCTTAGAAGATGTTCCCCTCTCCACATTCAGTATCGTTCAGTTCAGTTTGGGTCCAGAGTACATTGCATCTCATCTTCCTGCTGGATTTTGTGAGAAg GTGAGAAGCAAGCTGACTGACATGCTGACAATTTATGCAGGTCCTTTTGAAGAAAGTTTCTGCCTGAAGTCTGTGAAAAAAGAATTTGGGAAGTGTGGACCAATCCAGTCTCTGACAGTGGTAACAGAAACGTACCAG CCCTACGTCTGTATCCAGTATGAGGTGCTAGAAGCTGCCCAGCTTGCTGTGGAAAGCCTAGATGGAGCTGAGGTAGCAGGTTCCTGCATTAAG GTTCAGAGACCTGTCACTGCTGCAACGCTGGACTGTGATGTTCTGATACAGGAGCTAGAACAGGACATAGAAAACGAAGGTGTGATTTATGTGGCGGGTCTAAAGAAGTCATTAAGCGAAACAGACTTGCAAGAAGAATTCAGCCAGTTGGAAGGCCTGGAAACTCTGTTCCTGCCAAAGGATCTCCAGAGTGGAAGGCACAGGAACTGCTGTTTCCTCA aATTCCAGACATCACAAAGTGCTGTGGATGCCCTTGAAGTTATAAACAGCTGGGCTGTGAAGGGCAGCAAGTTAAGAAGTAGGAAGGCACTTGCTTCAGGTCACCTCTGGAGATGGATTTGGCAAATGAATCACAGCAGTGGGAAGCAAGGAGGAAACAGCTTATGTGAGAAGACGGTGCCTCTATCTGACTCT GAGCAGGATCTAAGGAAAAAGGTGAAGAAGTTGGACCAGATTATAAAAAAGCTTTATAGAAGTCTGCAGAAGAATACCTTGTGTGTCGTTCTCTTCCCTGGAACAAACAG CATCCATGGATCACAGTCTGGCCTTGGTTTGATGGGAATAAAAGATAATGGAGGGAGCAGTGCTTGTTAA
- the REXO5 gene encoding RNA exonuclease 5 isoform X1 produces MAGSGCGNACKRPAEADGTAEGLGAARKRSRTERGGRHKAKEKSSRLSAALFGEDCEISHDQVYELLKYAALGKCYNVTQPSWCRIYHQSHLAGVVVIVLHEMSQLHFYKFYLQFKHLRKVFQHRFTLPPSSASFLANLYGEGADAKTQNNAQGLISTNSGCIPKNSDLQCDPIIRKYGESKQGLTRYILTLEELKKNDYPMKGSPGCKGYVHTECDQQRTDSSPLFGLDCEMCLTARGNEVTRVSLVDAQGQCLLNELVKPESTIVNYRTRFSGITRKMLLPVKTRLPDIQSRLKKILPHDAVLVGHSLNADLQALEMIHPSVIDTSLLFARNEGRRFKLKFLAKAVLGKEIQCDQNLGHDPTEDARAALELAQFFIEQGPAKVAELNLEMLLTTERLTEVSQNKSALQPQGCRVQKQSNDPPHLSKPCFLDCLQVTGQKPLLLGRQEVDSSGLCQSNLSTSNKQILQRALEDVPLSTFSIVQFSLGPEYIASHLPAGFCEKVRSKLTDMLTIYAGPFEESFCLKSVKKEFGKCGPIQSLTVVTETYQPYVCIQYEVLEAAQLAVESLDGAEVAGSCIKVQRPVTAATLDCDVLIQELEQDIENEGVIYVAGLKKSLSETDLQEEFSQLEGLETLFLPKDLQSGRHRNCCFLKFQTSQSAVDALEVINSWAVKGSKLRSRKALASGHLWRWIWQMNHSSGKQGGNSLCEKTVPLSDSEQDLRKKVKKLDQIIKKLYRSLQKNTLCVVLFPGTNSIHGSQSGLGLMGIKDNGGSSAC; encoded by the exons CTACAATGTCACACAGCCCAG CTGGTGCCGTATTTATCACCAAAGCCACCTGGCAGGGGTTGTGGTTATTGTTCTACATGAGATGAGCCAACTCCATTTCTACAAATTCTATTTACAGTTCAAACACCTCAGAAAAGTGTTCCAGCAT agaTTCACATTACCACCTTCTTCAGCCAGCTTCCTAGCCAACCTGTATGGAGAAGGAGCAGATGCGAAAACTCAAAACAATGCACAAG GCTTGATTTCCACTAACAGTGGATGTATTCCTAAAAACTCAGACTTGCAATGTGATCCCATCATCCGGAAATACGGAGAATCAAAACAAGGCCTTACTAGGTACATTCTAACTTtagaagagctgaaaaaaaatgattatccCATGAAAG GCTCCCCTGGATGTAAGGGTTATGTGCATACAGAGTGTGATCAGCAGAGGACAGACAGCAGCCCCCTCTTTGGTCTGGATTGtgaaatg TGCCTGACTGCAAGGGGGAATGAAGTCACTCGTGTCTCTTTGGTGGATGCACAGGGTCAATGCCTCTTGAATGAACTAGTCAAACCTGAAAGCACAATAGTGAACTACCGCACCAG attCTCGGGAATCACAAGGAAGATGCTGCTTCCGGTGAAAACAAGATTGCCAGACATACAAAGCagactaaaaaaaatactgccgCATGATGCAGTATTGGTGGGTCATTCTCTAAATGCTGATCTCCAGGCTTTGGAA ATGATCCACCCTAGTGTTATTGATACTTCACTGCTTTTTGCCAGAAATGAAGGTCGAAGATTTAAGCTAAAATTTTTAGCCAAAGCTGTTTTAGG GAAGGAGATCCAGTGTGACCAGAACCTTGGTCATGATCCTACAGAAGATGCAAGAGCTGCATTGGAACTGGCTCAATTCTTTATTGAGCAAGGACCAGCAAAG GTAGCAGAACTAAATTTGGAAATGCTGCTGACAACTGAAAGACTGACTGAGGTGTCACAGAACAAATCTGCGTTACAGCCACAAGGATGTAGGGTCCAGAAGCAGTCGAATGATCCTCCGCATCTATCCAAACCATG TTTTTTAGACTGCTTGCAGGTGACTGGCCAAAAACCCCTCCTTTTAGGCAGACAAGAAGTGGACTCTTCTGGCCTGTGTCAGAGTAACCTAAGCACTTCAAACAAACAG ATTCTTCAGAGAGCCTTAGAAGATGTTCCCCTCTCCACATTCAGTATCGTTCAGTTCAGTTTGGGTCCAGAGTACATTGCATCTCATCTTCCTGCTGGATTTTGTGAGAAg GTGAGAAGCAAGCTGACTGACATGCTGACAATTTATGCAGGTCCTTTTGAAGAAAGTTTCTGCCTGAAGTCTGTGAAAAAAGAATTTGGGAAGTGTGGACCAATCCAGTCTCTGACAGTGGTAACAGAAACGTACCAG CCCTACGTCTGTATCCAGTATGAGGTGCTAGAAGCTGCCCAGCTTGCTGTGGAAAGCCTAGATGGAGCTGAGGTAGCAGGTTCCTGCATTAAG GTTCAGAGACCTGTCACTGCTGCAACGCTGGACTGTGATGTTCTGATACAGGAGCTAGAACAGGACATAGAAAACGAAGGTGTGATTTATGTGGCGGGTCTAAAGAAGTCATTAAGCGAAACAGACTTGCAAGAAGAATTCAGCCAGTTGGAAGGCCTGGAAACTCTGTTCCTGCCAAAGGATCTCCAGAGTGGAAGGCACAGGAACTGCTGTTTCCTCA aATTCCAGACATCACAAAGTGCTGTGGATGCCCTTGAAGTTATAAACAGCTGGGCTGTGAAGGGCAGCAAGTTAAGAAGTAGGAAGGCACTTGCTTCAGGTCACCTCTGGAGATGGATTTGGCAAATGAATCACAGCAGTGGGAAGCAAGGAGGAAACAGCTTATGTGAGAAGACGGTGCCTCTATCTGACTCT GAGCAGGATCTAAGGAAAAAGGTGAAGAAGTTGGACCAGATTATAAAAAAGCTTTATAGAAGTCTGCAGAAGAATACCTTGTGTGTCGTTCTCTTCCCTGGAACAAACAG CATCCATGGATCACAGTCTGGCCTTGGTTTGATGGGAATAAAAGATAATGGAGGGAGCAGTGCTTGTTAA